A genome region from Marinifilum sp. JC120 includes the following:
- a CDS encoding TRAP transporter small permease, producing the protein MIDYLEKIAIWICRALAVIAGTALTLMILLACANMVSRAVWVPVKGTFELMGFLGAVTAGFSLGFSQLYRSHIAVGLLFRHFPGPVQVVLDALSSAVSCVFFFFCANETFKWGMFLYDLEEVSETLGIHFYPFVFAVAFGCLAMAFVIMLDILRILRGKEPLKPA; encoded by the coding sequence ATGATTGATTATCTTGAAAAAATAGCCATCTGGATTTGCCGTGCTCTGGCGGTAATTGCCGGAACTGCTTTGACGCTGATGATTTTGCTGGCCTGCGCGAACATGGTTTCGCGTGCGGTCTGGGTTCCGGTTAAGGGGACCTTTGAGCTGATGGGATTTCTCGGCGCGGTGACTGCCGGATTTTCTTTGGGATTTTCACAGCTGTACCGCAGTCATATTGCGGTGGGGCTTTTGTTTCGCCATTTTCCCGGTCCGGTCCAGGTAGTGCTGGATGCATTGTCCAGTGCGGTCTCCTGTGTGTTCTTCTTTTTCTGTGCCAATGAAACCTTTAAATGGGGCATGTTCCTTTATGACCTTGAAGAGGTTTCCGAGACACTGGGAATTCATTTTTATCCTTTTGTGTTTGCTGTGGCTTTTGGGTGTCTGGCCATGGCTTTTGTAATCATGCTTGATATCCTTCGTATCCTGCGCGGTAAGGAACCGCTTAAACCCGCTTAA
- a CDS encoding C4-dicarboxylate ABC transporter substrate-binding protein gives MRTGKNAGMLAVFMLCAVLLSSVSVVSAAEVSLSYANFPPAKTFPCVQMERWKQEVEKRTGGKVQVQTYPGSTLLGAKNTLRGVMQGQADIGCVSLAYHPGVFPLSSVFELPLGFTTSTSASLALWDLYIKYQPKEFRKFKVLTMFASAPSNIMTKVPVRTLSDLKGLEMRASGILSKILESLGATPVSMPMSATPEALQKGVVKGLFSSFEVLKDLNFAEICRYETETNTAVYPFAIIMNKNSWNSLPEDVKKVLNDLGREQAEWTGKYMDEHVKNSLAWAKDKYSIEMIKLSDADMQAIKDKTLPLIDDWKKKAAAKGIDGAAVLSDIEASRVKYEK, from the coding sequence ATGAGAACCGGAAAAAATGCCGGGATGCTTGCTGTGTTCATGTTGTGTGCGGTCCTTTTAAGTTCTGTTTCTGTTGTTTCTGCGGCAGAAGTCAGCCTTAGTTATGCAAACTTTCCGCCTGCTAAAACTTTTCCCTGTGTACAGATGGAACGCTGGAAACAGGAAGTTGAAAAAAGGACCGGCGGCAAGGTTCAGGTCCAGACCTACCCCGGATCAACCCTGCTGGGTGCAAAGAATACCTTGCGCGGTGTAATGCAGGGGCAGGCCGATATCGGTTGTGTGAGCCTTGCTTATCATCCGGGCGTATTCCCGCTCAGTTCTGTATTTGAGCTTCCGCTTGGATTTACCACTTCAACATCCGCCAGTCTTGCCCTCTGGGATCTTTATATAAAATACCAGCCCAAGGAATTTAGAAAGTTCAAAGTGCTGACCATGTTTGCTTCCGCACCTTCCAATATTATGACCAAGGTGCCTGTTCGCACTCTTTCCGATCTTAAAGGTTTGGAAATGCGTGCTTCCGGAATTCTGTCCAAAATTCTTGAATCGCTTGGTGCTACCCCGGTTTCCATGCCCATGTCCGCAACTCCCGAAGCTTTGCAGAAGGGTGTGGTAAAAGGTCTTTTTTCCTCTTTTGAGGTGCTTAAGGACTTGAATTTTGCGGAGATTTGCCGTTATGAAACCGAAACCAATACAGCGGTTTATCCTTTTGCCATCATTATGAACAAGAATTCATGGAATTCCCTGCCCGAAGACGTCAAGAAAGTTCTTAATGATCTTGGACGGGAACAGGCTGAATGGACCGGAAAGTACATGGATGAGCATGTGAAGAATTCACTTGCATGGGCTAAAGACAAGTATTCCATTGAGATGATCAAGTTGTCTGACGCTGACATGCAGGCCATCAAGGATAAGACCCTGCCGTTGATTGATGACTGGAAGAAGAAAGCTGCTGCCAAAGGAATAGACGGTGCTGCCGTACTTTCCGATATCGAAGCTTCCCGCGTTAAATATGAAAAATAA